In Cicer arietinum cultivar CDC Frontier isolate Library 1 chromosome 7, Cicar.CDCFrontier_v2.0, whole genome shotgun sequence, a single window of DNA contains:
- the LOC140918876 gene encoding uncharacterized protein: MAAQQVICIVYYNGSIVDGVEGKTFVSDYKKAFKVHSGSNLARLKNVIRKKLQLGDNVTISDIVYRHLVFFGENTTRFELMKICDDEDVELMFDVYAHWSQLGTIELYVTFESAPPSTNIDQPSTSNIPYQPDLYSPSQHYEPSQHYPPINEEDFSDYSEEDETYFDESSDNSVDDIDGDEDMEAEDQPILPDFDPPSHLKSIKLDTQQKSSEFDHLLINEVPIVDGTLAVEMKFQNKDECIHAIKRYHIKQSLNFVVQKSDLERYVIYCSDPNCLFRCRASKCKKSELWVIGKLNVPHTCTNSVLSQDHTKLDSNMICQSIMQVVKVDPSIKVNVIWAFVPCISAFKFCKPMVQVDGTWLYGKYKGTLLVAVAQDGNDNVISIAYAIVEGETKEGWSFFLRKFVTPQANICLISDRHESIKSAYNNPNNGWQDPPSKHMFCVRHIAQNFTREFKDNALKKKVISMGYSINEPTYRYYRREIGMLNPDALKWLDNIPRQDWIQAFDGGSRWGQMTTNLVESINAVLKGPRNLPITTLLQSTYFKTGTLFPTMGKQHASILASGQVYTKPCIDFMKLEISKSNSHRVDSFDRSNHTFMVHETVVPREGRPIGHFSVNLSNKWCDCGIYQAKHMPCSHVIAACSSIKYNYWSLIPDVYKVESVLKVYDEVFQPIPNQRYWPQYEGVKVCHNPLMRRVAKGRPKSKRIRTEIDSKEREPRKCGLCRSKAFGK, from the exons ATGGCTGCTCAACAAgtaatttgtattgtttattacaATGGTTCAATTGTTGATGGAGTTGAAGGAAAAACATTTGTAAGTGACTATAAAAAGGCGTTCAAAGTACATTCGGGAAGCAACCTTGCTCGTCTAAAGAATgtcattagaaaaaaattacagCTCGGTGACAACGTCACGATAAGTGATATAGTTTATCGACACCTCGTGTTCTTTGGTGAAAATACAACAAGGTTTGAACTCATGAAGATTTGCGACGATGAAGATGTTGAGTTGatgtttgatgtttatgcaCATTGGTCACAACTCGGCACCATCGAGTTATATGTTACCTTTGAGTCTGCTCCTCCATCAACAAACATTGATCAACCATCAACAtcaaacataccttatcaaccTGACTTATATTCTCCATCgcaacactatgaaccatcacaacactatccTCC TATCAACGAGGAAGACTTCAGTGATTATAGTGAAGAGGATGAAACATACTTCGATGAATCATCTGATAATTCTGTCGATGACATTGATGGTGACGAAGATATGGAAGCAGAAGATCAACCTATTCTACCTGATTTCGATCCACCATCTCACTTGAAGAGCATCAAATTAGATACTCAACAGAAATCAAGTGAATTTGATCACTTGCTCATTAACGAAGTCCCAATAGTAGATGGAACTCTTGCGGTTGAAATGAAGTTTCAGAACAAAGATGAATGTATACATGCAATCAAGCGCTACCAcataaaacaatcattgaattttgTGGTACAAAAGTCAGATTTAGAAAGGTATGTCATTTATTGTTCAGatccaaattgtttgtttagatgtAGAGCTTCAAAATGCAAAAAAAGTGAATTGTGGGTTATTGGTAAATTGAATGTGCCTCATACATGCACAAATTCTGTATTGTCACAAGATCATACGAAGCTCGATTCTAATATGATATGTCAAAGCATAATGCAAGTTGTGAAAGTGGATCCTTCAATCAAAGTGAATGTAATTTGGGCTTTCGTTCCGTGTATATCTGCGTTTAAATTCTGCAAACCAATGGTACAAGTTGATGGGACTTGGCTGTACGGCAAGTACAAAGGAACTCTATTGGTAGCAGTTGCACAAGATGGGAACGACAACGTAATTTCTATTGCTTATGCtattgtggaaggtgagacaaaagaaggttggagtttctttttgagaaaatttgtcactccacaagccaacatttgtttgatttccgATAGACATGAATCTATTAagagtgcttataataatccgAATAATGGGTGGCAAGATCCTCCGTCAAAGCATATGTTCTGCGTCCGACATATTGCACAAAATTTTACAAGGGAATTTAAAGACaatgctttgaagaaaaaagttatttctatgg GTTACTCTATCAACGAGCctacatatcgatactaccGTAGAGAAATCGGCATGCTAAATCCGGAtgctttgaaatggttagacaacatacctcgacaagattggattcaagcatTCGATGGAGGTAGTCGTTGGGGTCAGATGACAACCAACCTTGTGGAGTCAATCAACGCAGTATTAAAAGGCCCGCGCAACCTTCCCATCACTACTTTGTTGCAATCGACTTATTTTAAAACAGGGACACTATTTCCAACCATGGGAAAACAACACGCATCGATTTTAGCTTCTGGTCAGGTATACACAAAACCTTGCATAGATTTTATGAAATTGGAAATAAGTAAATCCAATAGTCATAGGGTGGATAGTTTTGATCGGagcaaccatactttcatggtGCACGAGACAGTGGTTCCAAGAGAagggcgaccaattggtcatttcagtgtaaacctttctaacaagtggtgcgattgtggaatatatcaagctaaacatatgccttgttcacatgtcatagcAGCATGCTCTAGCATAAAGTATAATTATTGGAGCCTTATACCTGATGTGTATAAAGTGGAATCGGTATTAAAAGTCTATGATGAAGTGTTCCAACCCATACCAAACCAAAGATATTGGCCAcaatatgaaggtgttaaggtgtgtcacaatccactaatgcgGAGAGTCGCGAAAGGTCGTCCAAAGAGCAAACGCATTAGAACAGAAATAGACAGTAAAGAAAGAGAACCAAGAAAATGCGGGTTATGTCGG AGTAAGGCATttgggaaataa
- the LOC140921002 gene encoding hydroquinone glucosyltransferase-like, producing MNLDMEKTIHIAVVPGVGFGHLVPILQFTKLLVHLHPFIHVTCLIPTLGSPPSALKTILQTLPSNINYTFLLPVDPNDLPQETLTLEMKSQLIVTLSLPYLHQALKSLALRTPLVALVADSFAVEALNFAKDFNMLSYIYFTSAATTLSFSFYFPKLDEETSCEYRDLPEPIKIPGCIPLHGSDLLTPAQDRSSQAYKHFLQHSKSLCFADGVLVNSFLEMEMGPIKALTEEGSGNPAVYPIGPIIQTGTKSGSDVGNGKECLTWLDKQKPCSVLYVSFGSGGTLSQEQTVELALGLELSNHRFLWVVRAPNNSANAAYFSTQDDDVDPLKFLPSGFLERTKEKGLVIPSWAPQIQILSHSSVGGFLSHCGWNSCLESVMHGVPLITWPLFAEQRMNAALLSEGLKVGVRPRVNENGIVERVEIVKVIKCLMEEEEGRNLCNNMKELKDAAINALKENGPSTKTIYQLTLKWRNLV from the coding sequence ATGAACTTGGACATGGAAAAAACAATTCACATAGCAGTTGTTCCTGGTGTTGGGTTTGGCCACTTAGTCCCTATTCTTCAATTCACAAAGCTTCTTGTTCACCTTCATCCATTCATTCATGTCACATGTCTTATTCCCACACTTGGGTCTCCACCAAGTGCCTTAAAAACAATCCTTCAAACTCTTCCATCAAATATCAACTACACTTTTCTTCTACCAGTGGATCCCAATGACCTACCACAAGAGACACTCACCTTAGAAATGAAAAGTCAGCTCATAGTTACTCTTTCTTTGCCATATTTACATCAGGCCTTGAAGTCCTTGGCTTTAAGGACTCCCCTTGTGGCCTTGGTTGCTGATTCTTTTGCTGTTGAAGCGCTAAACTTCGCTAAAGATTTCAATATGTTGTCCTATATATACTTCACCTCTGCAGCTACTACACTTTCTTTTAGCTTCTATTTTCCTAAGTTGGATGAGGAAACATCATGTGAGTACAGAGATCTACCAGAGCCTATCAAAATACCAGGTTGCATACCACTCCATGGCAGCGATCTCCTTACACCGGCTCAAGATAGATCGAGTCAAGCTTACAAACACTTCCTCCAACATTCTAAAAGTTTATGTTTTGCTGATGGTGTTCTTGTTAATAGCTTCTTAGAAATGGAAATGGGTCCTATAAAAGCACTGACAGAAGAAGGAAGTGGCAACCCTGCTGTGTATCCTATTGGACCCATCATCCAAACAGGAACTAAATCTGGTAGTGATGTTGGTAATGGCAAAGAGTGTCTTACATGGTTAGATAAACAGAAACCTTGTTCAGTTTTGTATGTTTCTTTTGGAAGTGGTGGTACACTTTCACAAGAACAAACTGTTGAGCTAGCTTTGGGTTTGGAATTGAGTAATCATAGATTCTTATGGGTTGTAAGAGCACCAAATAATTCAGCGAATGCTGCATATTTTTCTACACAAGATGATGATGTTGATCCTTTGAAATTTTTACCATCTGGTTTTTTGGAAAGAACTAAGGAGAAAGGTTTGGTGATTCCATCATGGGCACCCCAAATTCAAATCCTTAGTCACAGTTCAGTTGGTGGGTTCTTGAGTCACTGTGGTTGGAATTCATGCCTCGAGAGTGTGATGCATGGTGTGCCTCTAATCACATGGCCTTTGTTTGCTGAGCAGAGAATGAATGCGGCTTTGTTGAGCGAGGGCTTAAAAGTAGGTGTAAGGCCGAGAGTTAACGAAAATGGGATTGTCGAAAGGGTGGAGATTGTTAAGGTGATCAAGTGTCtcatggaagaagaagaaggtagGAACTTGTGCAATAATATGAAGGAATTAAAAGATGCTGCTATTAATGCACTCAAAGAAAATGGGCCCTCTACAAAGACTATTTATCAATTAACACTCAAGTGGAGAAATCTGGTGTAG
- the LOC101504804 gene encoding hydroquinone glucosyltransferase, with the protein MEKPIHIAVVPGVGYSHLNPILQFSKLLVHLHPHFHVTCFIPSLGSLPTDSKTILQTLPSNIHCYFLPPLDPKNLPLQLPLELQLQFTVNHSLPSLHQVLKTLTLKTPFVAMIVDSFAVEALDLAKEFNMLSYVYFPSAVTTLSSYFHLIKLDKVTSCEYRDLPEPVKIPGCVPIHGRDLVVQAQDRLSQSYKFLLKRVERFRLVDGVIINSFLEMEIGVIRALVEEGSGNPVVYPVGPIIQQDTQQGHDLECLAWLDKQQPCSVLFVSFGSGGTLSQEQIFELALGLELSDHRFLWVMRAPSNLANAAYLSGGKDGVDPLQFLPSGFLDRTKEKGLVIPLWAPQIQILSHSSVGGFLSHCGWNSVLESVMHGVPLITWPLFAEQRMNAVVLSEGLKVGVRPRVNENGIVEREEIVKVIKCLMEGEEGGTMRDRMKELKNAANNAIKEDGSSIKTLSQLALKLRNLA; encoded by the coding sequence ATGGAGAAACCTATTCATATTGCAGTTGTTCCAGGTGTTGGATACAGCCACCTTAACCCAATTCTTCAATTCTCCAAACTCCTTGTTCATCTTCATCCACACTTTCATGTCACTTGTTTCATTCCCTCACTTGGCTCTCTCCCAACTGACTCAAAAACCATCCTTCAAACTCTTCCATCAAACATCCACTGTTATTTTCTTCCACCACTTGACCCCAAAAACCTACCCTTACAACTTCCCTTGGAACTGCAACTTCAGTTCACAGTTAATCACTCACTCCCATCTTTGCACCAGGTTTTAAAAACCTTAACTTTAAAGACACCCTTTGTGGCTATGATTGTTGATTCTTTTGCAGTTGAAGCATTAGATTTAGCTAAGGAATTCAATATGTTGTCTTATGTTTACTTTCCTTCTGCAGTTACAACACTGTCTTCTTACTTTCATTTGATTAAATTAGATAAAGTAACATCATGTGAATATAGAGATTTACCTGAGCCTGTTAAAATACCCGGCTGTGTACCGATACACGGTCGGGATCTTGTTGTTCAAGCTCAAGATAGATTGAGTCAGTCTTACAAATTTTTACTTAAAAGGGTTGAAAGATTTCGTCTTGTTGATGGggttattattaatagtttcTTGGAAATGGAGATTGGTGTTATAAGAGCATTGGTAGAAGAAGGAAGTGGTAACCCTGTTGTGTATCCTGTTGGACCTATTATCCAACAGGATACACAACAGGGTCATGACTTGGAGTGTTTGGCATGGTTGGATAAACAACAACCTTGTTCGGTTTTGTTTGTGTCTTTTGGGAGTGGTGGTACACTTTCACAAGAACAAATTTTTGAACTTGCTTTGGGTTTGGAATTGAGTGATCATAGATTCTTATGGGTTATGAGAGCACCGAGTAATTTGGCCAATGCTGCATATCTTTCGGGTGGAAAGGATGGTGTTGACCCTTTGCAGTTTTTACCATCTGGGTTTTTGGATAGAACTAAGGAGAAAGGTTTGGTGATTCCATTGTGGGCACCTCAAATTCAAATCCTTAGTCACAGTTCAGTTGGTGGGTTTTTGAGTCACTGTGGTTGGAATTCAGTTCTTGAGAGTGTGATGCATGGTGTGCCGCTTATCACGTGGCCTTTGTTTGCTGAGCAGAGAATGAATGCTGTTGTGTTGAGTGAGGGACTTAAAGTGGGAGTGAGGCCAAGAGTTAATGAAAATGGGATTGTGGAAAGAGAAGAGATTGTTAAAGTGATCAAGTGTCTCATGGAAGGGGAAGAAGGTGGGACAATGCGCGATAGAATGAAGGAATTGAAAAATGCTGCTAATAATGCAATCAAAGAAGATGGGTCTTCTATAAAGACTCTTTCTCAATTAGCACTTAAGTTGAGAAATTTGGCATAG